A genomic region of Pyramidobacter porci contains the following coding sequences:
- a CDS encoding ABC transporter permease codes for MSSSFGISRKTVLRNNLKTFFSKPYNVILVLLGIVLTFSTVAPIVAIVEDTFKIHPGTIDAYLSKQASGYSAVNYIDLFTSRLAKNNLWIPLLNTVKLAVGTCFVSIFYGGVFAFLLTRTDLAWKKYLSSVFIFPYIMPQWTLAVVWQNLFNSNAVTGTSNGLLASLFGIRMPIWWCQGLFPSVMVLGLHYAAFACILIGAIFRNMDANLEEAATILDTPRCKTMLRITLPMVKPAILSTVLLVFGSAMGSYPVPHYLKFTTLSTKYVSMNSKYTGEASILAIIMMVFGVAIMLLNEVSLRSRKSYTTVTGKSGQISKLSLGRGGKYAIALFLVVLTFFTSVFPIISFAFETFLPNPGDYSFLYTGNIANLTTKWWTISENVTESGMYGQKGMLYNATIWRAFGGTLWVSVCCALIAGTVGTMIGYAVSKNRRNRFANYVNSVAFLPYLMPSIAVGVAYFVLFSTDRINLFNTYTVLIVVGTVKYIPFASRSALNSMLQLSGEIEEAAVIQNVPWLKRMTKIIIPIQKSSIISGYLLPFMTCLRELSLFMLLCTQGFILSTTLDYFDEMGLYAFSSGINLILIITILVCNTLVNKITGASLDKGIGG; via the coding sequence ATGAGCAGTTCCTTTGGCATCTCAAGAAAGACGGTTCTGCGAAACAATCTCAAAACCTTTTTTTCGAAGCCCTACAATGTCATTCTGGTACTCTTGGGTATCGTGCTGACGTTTTCTACCGTGGCGCCGATCGTTGCCATCGTGGAGGACACCTTTAAGATTCATCCCGGCACCATAGACGCCTACCTGAGCAAACAGGCGAGCGGCTACAGCGCTGTCAACTACATCGATCTGTTTACCAGCCGACTGGCGAAGAACAATCTTTGGATTCCGCTTCTTAACACGGTCAAGCTGGCCGTTGGCACTTGTTTTGTGTCCATCTTCTACGGCGGAGTTTTTGCTTTCCTGCTGACGCGGACCGATTTGGCCTGGAAAAAATATCTCAGCTCTGTCTTTATCTTCCCTTACATCATGCCTCAGTGGACGTTGGCCGTGGTGTGGCAGAATTTATTCAATTCCAACGCCGTCACCGGCACGTCGAACGGGCTTCTCGCCTCGCTGTTCGGTATCCGGATGCCGATCTGGTGGTGTCAGGGGCTTTTCCCGAGCGTCATGGTGCTGGGGCTGCACTATGCGGCGTTCGCCTGTATCCTGATTGGCGCCATTTTCCGCAACATGGACGCGAATCTGGAGGAGGCTGCCACGATCCTTGACACTCCGCGCTGCAAGACAATGCTGCGCATTACGCTGCCGATGGTGAAGCCGGCGATTCTGTCCACCGTTTTGCTGGTATTCGGAAGCGCGATGGGTTCCTATCCCGTGCCTCATTATTTGAAATTTACCACCCTGTCTACCAAGTATGTCTCGATGAACTCCAAATATACCGGCGAGGCAAGCATTCTTGCCATCATTATGATGGTGTTCGGCGTGGCGATCATGCTGCTCAACGAGGTATCTCTGCGCAGCCGCAAGAGTTACACCACAGTCACCGGAAAATCCGGTCAGATTTCCAAGCTCAGCCTTGGCCGCGGGGGCAAGTATGCCATTGCTCTGTTTCTGGTCGTCCTGACGTTTTTCACCAGCGTGTTCCCGATCATTTCCTTCGCCTTTGAGACGTTTCTGCCCAACCCCGGCGATTATTCCTTCCTCTACACCGGCAATATCGCCAATCTGACCACGAAGTGGTGGACGATCAGCGAAAATGTCACCGAAAGCGGCATGTACGGCCAAAAGGGCATGCTCTACAACGCGACTATTTGGCGCGCCTTTGGCGGCACTCTGTGGGTTTCCGTGTGCTGCGCGCTGATTGCCGGAACTGTCGGCACCATGATCGGCTATGCCGTCTCCAAAAACCGCAGGAACCGTTTCGCCAATTATGTCAATTCCGTGGCGTTCCTGCCGTATCTTATGCCGTCCATTGCCGTGGGAGTGGCCTATTTCGTTCTGTTCTCCACGGACCGGATCAATCTGTTCAATACCTACACGGTGCTTATTGTCGTGGGCACGGTCAAGTACATTCCTTTTGCCAGCCGTTCCGCTCTGAATTCGATGCTGCAGCTTTCCGGCGAGATCGAGGAGGCCGCCGTCATTCAGAACGTTCCCTGGCTCAAGCGCATGACGAAGATCATCATCCCCATTCAAAAGTCGTCCATCATCAGCGGCTATCTGCTGCCGTTCATGACCTGCCTGCGCGAGCTGTCGCTGTTCATGCTGCTGTGCACACAGGGATTCATCCTCTCGACCACGCTGGATTACTTTGACGAGATGGGGCTGTACGCTTTTTCCAGCGGCATCAATCTCATTCTGATCATCACCATCCTGGTCTGCAACACGCTTGTCAACAAGATCACGGGAGCGAGCCTGGATAAAGGAATCGGAGGATAA
- a CDS encoding ABC transporter ATP-binding protein → MPEIKLEHITKRWGKFYAVEDLSFTIQDNAFVTMLGPSGCGKTTVLRMIAGLETPTVGRITIGDRVVFDSSLGINVPPNKRKVGFLFQNYALWPNMTVYQNISFGLTNIKETLPEIDFEAKNAARLAELLENAEDVRKVLGECVTKEGGLDEKRATLKLIDAYTISQYTAKKLFSYHLEKEADMGAEVASLRRKVENAKHSAQAAGAELDAEFRVVRDGAVTKRVRRLTQEEIDLTVRRVSRIVKIGMFMDRYPAELSGGQQQRVAIARTLAPEPDVLLMDEPLSNLDAKLRLEMRYELQRLHLETGSTFVYVTHDQMEAMTLATQICLMSNGVLQQYDAPLTVYHHPKNLFVADFVGNPPINFVEAKAKQQPDGSVALTALGGRRAEFVPMSPVDLAAWAAQRDRRAAEAAEERSQRARESGAVEKSNKDERFLYHIDRASGEDDSPTDLSALTDEDVIIAVRPEFLELAESGALEGRIYGVMPTGMESTIKVRVDDFLLTGVIFGSGVISIGARTSVRFKGSNILLFDRQSGEYICEGSLHF, encoded by the coding sequence ATGCCTGAAATCAAATTGGAACATATCACAAAGCGCTGGGGCAAATTCTATGCGGTGGAAGATCTGAGCTTTACCATTCAAGACAACGCCTTCGTGACCATGCTCGGCCCTTCCGGCTGCGGCAAAACCACCGTCTTGCGCATGATCGCGGGCTTGGAAACGCCGACCGTCGGACGGATCACCATCGGCGATCGGGTCGTTTTTGATTCCTCGCTGGGCATCAACGTGCCCCCCAACAAGCGCAAAGTCGGTTTCCTGTTTCAGAACTACGCGCTCTGGCCCAACATGACGGTGTATCAGAATATCTCCTTCGGTCTGACGAACATCAAAGAGACTTTGCCGGAAATCGATTTCGAGGCGAAAAATGCCGCCCGTCTGGCCGAGCTGCTGGAGAATGCCGAAGATGTGCGCAAGGTCTTGGGCGAATGTGTCACGAAAGAGGGGGGGCTGGATGAAAAGAGGGCCACGCTCAAGCTCATCGACGCCTATACGATTTCGCAGTACACTGCCAAGAAGCTTTTCAGCTATCATTTGGAAAAAGAAGCTGATATGGGAGCAGAAGTTGCCTCGCTGCGCCGCAAAGTCGAGAATGCCAAACATTCCGCACAGGCTGCCGGCGCGGAGCTGGACGCCGAATTCCGCGTTGTCAGAGACGGCGCCGTGACGAAAAGAGTGCGTCGGCTGACTCAGGAGGAAATTGACCTGACCGTGCGACGCGTCAGCCGCATTGTCAAAATCGGCATGTTCATGGACCGTTACCCCGCCGAGCTGTCCGGCGGCCAGCAGCAGCGCGTGGCCATTGCCCGCACCCTTGCGCCGGAGCCGGATGTGCTGTTGATGGATGAGCCGCTGTCGAATCTGGACGCCAAATTGCGTCTGGAGATGCGTTACGAGCTGCAGCGCCTGCATCTGGAGACCGGATCTACCTTTGTTTACGTTACTCACGACCAGATGGAGGCCATGACGCTGGCCACGCAGATCTGCCTGATGTCCAACGGCGTCCTGCAGCAGTACGATGCGCCGCTGACAGTCTATCATCATCCGAAAAATCTCTTTGTCGCGGACTTTGTGGGCAATCCGCCCATTAACTTTGTCGAAGCTAAGGCCAAGCAGCAGCCTGACGGCTCCGTCGCCCTGACCGCACTCGGAGGCCGCCGCGCCGAGTTTGTGCCGATGAGTCCTGTGGATCTGGCCGCGTGGGCGGCTCAGCGCGATCGCCGCGCCGCCGAAGCCGCCGAGGAACGCAGCCAGAGGGCGCGGGAGAGCGGCGCTGTGGAAAAGTCGAACAAAGACGAGAGATTTCTCTATCATATTGACCGCGCCAGCGGTGAAGACGATTCTCCGACCGATCTGTCCGCGCTGACCGACGAGGACGTGATTATTGCTGTCCGGCCCGAGTTTCTGGAATTGGCGGAAAGCGGAGCGCTGGAGGGCCGCATTTACGGAGTCATGCCCACCGGCATGGAGTCCACCATTAAGGTGCGCGTCGACGACTTCCTGCTGACCGGCGTGATCTTCGGCAGCGGCGTGATCTCGATCGGCGCACGCACTTCGGTTCGCTTCAAGGGCAGCAATATTCTGCTTTTTGACCGTCAATCCGGCGAGTACATCTGCGAAGGCAGCCTGCACTTTTAA
- the pgmB gene encoding beta-phosphoglucomutase, whose protein sequence is MLQAVIFDLDGVLCSTDEYHFRAWSRLAYELHLPFDREKNRRLRGIGRMDALDILLEDSGVAYTAEQKSVLARRKNDYYVEQLHRLTPDDVFPGVTETLQALREQSVKIAVGSSSKNAKIVLDRLQLTPFFDAVADGADNVRSKPMPDVFLCAARKLGVTPALCAVLEDAAAGIEAANRAGMFAVAYGPDAAAHPMANAAVTEHRQIVDLIETWGELPEGKKSQRDEATARAVRRL, encoded by the coding sequence TTGCTGCAAGCGGTTATTTTTGATTTGGACGGCGTGCTCTGTTCCACGGACGAATATCACTTCAGGGCGTGGTCGCGGCTGGCGTATGAGCTGCATCTGCCCTTTGACCGTGAGAAAAACCGCCGTCTGCGGGGCATCGGCCGCATGGACGCGCTGGATATCCTTCTGGAAGACAGCGGCGTCGCCTATACGGCGGAGCAAAAATCAGTCCTTGCCAGGCGCAAGAACGACTATTACGTGGAACAGCTGCACCGGCTCACGCCGGACGATGTCTTTCCCGGCGTGACGGAAACGCTGCAGGCGCTCAGAGAGCAAAGCGTAAAAATTGCCGTCGGGTCTTCCTCGAAGAACGCCAAAATCGTTTTGGACCGCTTGCAGCTCACGCCGTTTTTTGACGCGGTTGCTGACGGAGCGGATAACGTTCGTTCCAAGCCGATGCCGGACGTCTTTTTATGCGCGGCGCGAAAGCTCGGCGTCACCCCTGCGCTCTGTGCCGTGCTGGAAGATGCCGCAGCCGGCATCGAAGCCGCCAATCGCGCCGGAATGTTTGCCGTTGCCTACGGCCCCGATGCCGCAGCGCACCCCATGGCCAACGCGGCCGTCACAGAACATCGGCAGATCGTGGACCTGATTGAGACGTGGGGAGAGCTGCCGGAAGGGAAGAAGTCACAGAGAGATGAAGCTACTGCTCGTGCGGTACGGAGACTCTGA
- the rplS gene encoding 50S ribosomal protein L19, with translation MDPRVKLVEQKHMKPEGEIPAFRAGDTVRVSVKVKEGARERLQAFEGIVIARKHGGIGESFTVRKISNGVGVERIFPLHCPSVAQIEVKRLGRVRRAKLYYLRKLSGKSARIKERRA, from the coding sequence ATGGATCCCAGAGTAAAACTCGTCGAGCAGAAACACATGAAGCCGGAGGGCGAGATCCCCGCCTTCCGCGCCGGCGATACCGTGCGCGTTTCCGTCAAGGTCAAGGAAGGCGCCCGCGAGCGTCTTCAGGCCTTCGAAGGCATCGTCATCGCCCGCAAGCACGGCGGCATCGGCGAAAGCTTCACCGTCCGCAAGATCAGCAACGGCGTCGGCGTGGAGAGGATTTTCCCCCTTCACTGCCCCAGCGTCGCCCAGATCGAAGTCAAGCGCCTCGGCCGCGTCCGCCGCGCCAAGCTGTACTATCTGCGCAAGCTCAGCGGCAAGAGCGCCCGCATCAAAGAGCGCCGCGCTTAA
- the trmD gene encoding tRNA (guanosine(37)-N1)-methyltransferase TrmD encodes MKVTVVTAFPDFLDSFARTSIVGRAVEKGLIDVEVVNLRDFAQGNYRQIDDYSFGGKGGMTLMPEVLERALHFVRGEGTKVLFPTPVGAVLTQDLVEALAREEHLAIFCGHYEGLDERFVEKYVDLEYSIGDYVLTGGEIPAMTLIDALSRLVPGVVGKELSVADDSFYNGMLDTPHFTRPAVWQGMEVPAELTSGDDAQIEKWRRRAAASRTLSRRPDLLGRANVMDYLEDEAYLGLSVDPNASGLAAELAQIAQTAKAYGLARVIAAPLNREDFDVLRGQLSEVPEIKCVPSVSRMAEWAARKKHGPLLVIAAETPSGLPWMEAKRQMVEASGPALILFGAVPAQGRVIAMRPQETPGGELPRTALISATLDRFFGSR; translated from the coding sequence GTGAAAGTCACCGTCGTCACCGCGTTTCCCGACTTTCTCGACAGCTTCGCGCGCACCAGCATCGTCGGCCGCGCCGTGGAAAAAGGGCTGATCGACGTGGAGGTCGTGAACCTGCGCGACTTTGCGCAGGGCAATTACCGCCAGATCGACGATTACAGCTTCGGCGGCAAAGGCGGCATGACCCTCATGCCCGAAGTGCTGGAGCGGGCGCTGCATTTCGTCCGCGGCGAAGGGACGAAAGTCCTCTTCCCTACGCCCGTCGGCGCCGTGCTGACACAGGACCTCGTCGAGGCCCTTGCGCGCGAGGAGCATCTGGCCATCTTCTGCGGCCATTACGAAGGGCTGGACGAGCGCTTCGTCGAGAAGTACGTCGATCTGGAATACTCCATCGGCGATTACGTTCTCACCGGCGGCGAGATCCCCGCCATGACGCTGATCGACGCGCTCTCGCGCCTCGTTCCCGGCGTCGTCGGCAAAGAGCTCTCCGTCGCCGACGACTCGTTCTACAACGGCATGCTCGACACGCCCCACTTCACCCGCCCCGCCGTCTGGCAGGGCATGGAAGTACCCGCCGAACTCACGTCGGGCGACGACGCCCAGATCGAAAAATGGCGCCGGCGCGCCGCGGCCAGCCGCACGCTCTCGCGTCGTCCCGACCTGCTCGGACGCGCCAACGTGATGGACTATCTGGAAGACGAAGCGTACCTTGGCCTTTCAGTCGATCCCAACGCGTCGGGACTCGCCGCCGAACTTGCGCAGATCGCCCAGACCGCAAAAGCCTACGGCCTCGCGCGAGTGATCGCCGCGCCGCTAAACCGCGAAGACTTCGACGTTCTCCGCGGCCAACTGTCCGAAGTTCCCGAAATCAAATGCGTCCCCTCCGTCAGCCGCATGGCGGAGTGGGCCGCGAGAAAAAAACACGGCCCGCTTCTCGTCATCGCCGCGGAAACCCCTTCAGGCCTGCCCTGGATGGAAGCCAAACGGCAAATGGTCGAAGCGTCCGGTCCCGCGCTGATCCTTTTCGGCGCCGTGCCGGCGCAGGGCCGCGTCATCGCCATGCGGCCCCAGGAGACTCCCGGTGGAGAACTGCCTCGCACCGCTCTGATCTCCGCTACGCTGGACCGATTTTTCGGTTCCAGATAA
- the rimM gene encoding ribosome maturation factor RimM (Essential for efficient processing of 16S rRNA), giving the protein MPGAVRIVVGQVQGTHGLRGEIKIHPLTDFPERFFEMESLSFYRDGKHAGSYRVTGMRDALTRGCFLAALEGVETIEQAELLRGCSVEIAPDERVPLAPGEFWISDLIGLDAYDDRGRKLGVVKDIVDSGASQLVVVRDEGGKDHLIPAAPEFLRDADLDARRVTLRLIEGLWEL; this is encoded by the coding sequence ATGCCCGGCGCCGTCAGAATCGTCGTCGGTCAGGTCCAGGGCACTCACGGCCTTCGCGGCGAGATCAAGATCCACCCGCTCACCGATTTTCCCGAACGTTTTTTCGAAATGGAGAGTCTCAGCTTCTACCGCGACGGAAAGCACGCGGGAAGCTATCGCGTGACAGGCATGCGCGACGCGCTGACGCGCGGCTGCTTTCTGGCCGCGCTGGAAGGCGTCGAAACCATCGAGCAGGCCGAACTTCTGCGCGGCTGCTCCGTGGAGATCGCCCCGGACGAGCGCGTGCCGCTGGCGCCAGGCGAGTTCTGGATCAGCGACCTGATCGGCCTTGACGCGTACGACGACCGGGGGCGTAAGCTCGGCGTCGTCAAAGACATCGTCGACAGCGGCGCTTCTCAGCTCGTCGTCGTCAGGGACGAAGGCGGCAAGGACCACCTGATCCCCGCCGCGCCGGAGTTCCTCCGCGACGCCGATCTGGACGCGCGCCGCGTCACGTTGCGTCTGATCGAAGGATTGTGGGAGCTGTGA
- a CDS encoding KH domain-containing protein, whose translation MPMDYQALVKTIAVSLVTKPEAVEVTSEKDAEGVLRVLIHVAEEDTGRVIGRRGATINAIRQIVRVSSVKGGDSVEVDVAETGDRNADAE comes from the coding sequence ATGCCGATGGATTACCAGGCTCTCGTCAAAACCATCGCCGTCTCGCTCGTGACCAAGCCCGAAGCGGTTGAAGTCACTTCCGAAAAGGATGCCGAAGGCGTTCTCCGCGTGCTGATCCACGTCGCCGAGGAAGACACCGGCCGCGTCATCGGCCGCCGCGGCGCCACCATCAACGCCATCCGTCAGATCGTCCGCGTCTCCTCCGTCAAGGGCGGAGACAGCGTCGAAGTCGACGTCGCCGAGACCGGCGACAGGAACGCCGACGCCGAATAA
- the rpsP gene encoding 30S ribosomal protein S16, which yields MAVRIRLSRHGRKKVPFYRLVVADSHSPRDGRFIEELGTYDPMKDPAEIKINEESAVKWLRNGALPSDTARALLKKAGVWAKFSEKAE from the coding sequence ATGGCAGTAAGAATTCGTCTTTCACGTCACGGCCGCAAAAAGGTCCCCTTCTATCGTCTCGTGGTGGCCGACTCCCACAGCCCCCGCGACGGCCGCTTCATCGAGGAGCTCGGCACGTACGATCCCATGAAGGATCCCGCCGAGATCAAGATCAACGAGGAGTCCGCCGTGAAGTGGCTCCGCAACGGCGCTCTTCCGTCCGACACGGCCCGCGCGCTTCTCAAGAAAGCCGGCGTCTGGGCCAAGTTCTCCGAGAAAGCCGAGTGA
- the ffh gene encoding signal recognition particle protein: MFDSLKERLESIFSGLRGRGKLTEEDVQQALREIRRALLEADVNYKVVKDLVEKIRVRAVGADVLESIMPARQVSAVVYEEIARIMGEGSRGIDISPQPPTLVMMVGLQGGGKTTSSAKLAKKLSKSHKPMLVACDLRRPAAVDQLRVLAGQAGVAFFGPEASETDVVALSQRALAYAASHLIDVLVFDTAGRLAVDEEMMAELDRMKAALDPHEILLVVDAMSGQEALNVAEAFNNRLGVTGVVLSKLDGDARGGAALAVLAATGVPVKFAGVGEGLDAIEQFDPRRMAERIMGMGDMAGLVEKIKETATETDIRQMAQSFKKQRFTMDDLLAQFAQVEKMGPLDKVMEMLPGAVASKMKDLPPEALDDKRLLRMKAIIQSMTKAERRDPAIIKGSRRRRIAEGSGTTVQMVNQLLKQFEQMSELWKRFGKMGKKRSLLGGLGGMFRR; the protein is encoded by the coding sequence ATGTTTGACTCGCTCAAAGAGAGACTGGAAAGCATTTTCAGCGGCCTGCGCGGCCGCGGCAAGCTGACGGAAGAAGACGTTCAGCAGGCCCTGCGCGAAATTCGCCGCGCCCTTCTCGAAGCCGACGTCAACTACAAAGTCGTCAAGGACCTGGTCGAAAAGATCCGCGTCCGCGCCGTCGGCGCCGACGTGCTCGAGTCGATCATGCCCGCCCGGCAAGTCTCCGCCGTCGTCTACGAAGAGATCGCCCGCATCATGGGCGAAGGCAGCCGCGGCATCGACATCTCGCCCCAGCCGCCGACGCTGGTGATGATGGTCGGCCTGCAGGGCGGCGGCAAAACGACGAGCAGCGCCAAGCTCGCCAAAAAGCTGAGCAAGAGCCACAAGCCCATGCTCGTTGCCTGCGACCTGCGCCGCCCCGCCGCGGTGGATCAGCTGCGCGTGCTGGCCGGTCAGGCCGGCGTCGCCTTCTTCGGCCCCGAAGCCAGCGAGACCGACGTCGTCGCGCTCTCCCAACGCGCTCTCGCCTACGCCGCTTCGCATCTGATCGACGTGCTCGTCTTCGACACGGCCGGACGCCTCGCCGTCGACGAGGAGATGATGGCCGAGCTCGACCGCATGAAAGCGGCGCTCGATCCTCACGAGATCCTTCTGGTCGTCGACGCCATGTCGGGACAGGAAGCCCTGAACGTGGCCGAAGCGTTCAACAACCGCCTCGGCGTCACTGGCGTCGTGCTCAGCAAGCTCGACGGCGACGCCCGCGGCGGAGCGGCCCTGGCCGTGCTGGCCGCCACCGGCGTGCCGGTCAAGTTCGCCGGCGTCGGCGAAGGGCTCGACGCCATCGAGCAGTTCGACCCCCGCCGCATGGCCGAGCGCATCATGGGCATGGGCGACATGGCCGGTCTGGTCGAAAAGATCAAGGAAACCGCGACCGAAACCGACATCCGGCAGATGGCGCAGAGCTTCAAAAAGCAGCGCTTCACGATGGACGACCTGCTCGCGCAGTTCGCCCAGGTCGAAAAGATGGGCCCGCTCGACAAGGTGATGGAGATGCTGCCCGGCGCGGTCGCCAGCAAGATGAAGGACTTGCCGCCGGAAGCGCTCGACGACAAGCGCTTGCTGCGCATGAAAGCCATCATCCAGTCGATGACGAAGGCCGAGCGCCGCGATCCCGCGATCATCAAGGGCAGCCGCCGGCGCCGCATCGCCGAAGGATCGGGCACCACGGTGCAGATGGTCAACCAGCTGCTGAAGCAGTTCGAGCAGATGAGCGAGCTGTGGAAGCGCTTCGGCAAGATGGGCAAAAAAAGAAGCCTCCTTGGAGGCCTGGGCGGCATGTTCCGCCGCTGA
- a CDS encoding sigma-70 family RNA polymerase sigma factor, with the protein MSENEVLERRIQLSRLYDLYGPLLTERQRRVYEMHELDDLSLSEIADELGISRQGVSDQLQRARDRLDEIETLLGHAESFRRIEAEARAIRDGENPQQHAAAIVEACAGRTMNHV; encoded by the coding sequence GTGAGCGAAAACGAAGTGCTGGAACGGCGCATTCAGCTTTCGCGGCTGTACGATCTCTACGGGCCGCTCCTCACGGAACGGCAGCGCCGCGTCTACGAAATGCACGAGCTCGACGATCTCTCGCTCTCGGAGATCGCCGACGAGCTGGGGATCAGCCGTCAGGGCGTTTCCGACCAGCTGCAGCGGGCGCGCGACCGCCTCGACGAGATCGAAACGCTGCTCGGCCACGCCGAAAGCTTTCGCCGCATCGAAGCCGAAGCCCGCGCCATCCGCGACGGCGAAAACCCTCAACAGCACGCCGCGGCCATCGTCGAAGCGTGCGCCGGAAGGACAATGAATCATGTTTGA
- a CDS encoding lactate utilization protein: MKTETAMSKAAQDNYRNLAASMAKHLSRRGHVPFYAATAAEALEKVLELIPAGASVGIPGSVTIREIGAVEALQERGHKVVQHWDPKATAAEKLEARFEEAQCDVFLVSSNAITKDGVLVNIDGSGNRVAAMCWSRGDRIYVVGMNKVCPDVESALARVRDRVAPPNAQRLSSSGRSVAPDSICRAVLIMEQAPTMPDGKKSYVVLVGEELGY; the protein is encoded by the coding sequence ATGAAAACTGAAACGGCGATGAGCAAGGCTGCTCAAGACAACTATCGCAACCTTGCGGCGAGTATGGCGAAACATTTGAGCCGGCGGGGGCACGTGCCTTTTTATGCGGCGACCGCGGCGGAAGCTCTGGAAAAAGTCCTTGAGCTGATCCCCGCCGGTGCCAGCGTAGGGATTCCCGGTTCCGTGACGATCCGCGAGATCGGCGCCGTCGAAGCGTTGCAGGAACGTGGGCACAAGGTGGTGCAGCATTGGGATCCCAAGGCGACGGCGGCGGAAAAGCTGGAGGCGCGTTTTGAAGAAGCGCAGTGCGACGTGTTCCTCGTCAGTTCCAACGCCATCACCAAAGACGGCGTGCTCGTCAATATCGACGGTTCGGGCAACCGCGTGGCGGCCATGTGCTGGAGCCGCGGCGACCGGATCTACGTCGTCGGCATGAACAAGGTCTGTCCCGACGTGGAAAGCGCTCTCGCGCGCGTGCGCGACCGCGTAGCGCCGCCCAACGCGCAAAGACTTTCAAGCTCCGGCCGCAGCGTTGCTCCCGACAGTATCTGCCGGGCTGTGCTGATCATGGAGCAGGCGCCGACCATGCCAGACGGCAAGAAGTCCTACGTGGTTCTCGTAGGCGAAGAATTGGGGTATTGA
- a CDS encoding asparaginase: MADQNVSLVIAGGEISMGLADGIVTSQQSVSAETIQSWISPELAGSVRLVDWSHQPSSHYSVRMTADLVELLSQQVEAGAHAVVVFCGSDAVEEMAYLADLLWVYPQPLIFAATHAPAGVPGSDALTVLNEALLTALSREAWGQGVLVCAGGQLFAASDIVEYADYGRLGFAGNFRGAIGAIVAGKVHLWQAPKRSKIFDAPFTPARNVELLYASLGAGERFLQLLTGDEGNPLDGLVIAGFGGGHVYPAWVPYLKALVRDGVPVVVVSRCLRGCVMEDSSFEGAFLKLKEFGVMNGGFLSPLQARLKLAVGIGANLKGEELQKYLLDQ, encoded by the coding sequence ATGGCAGATCAGAATGTTTCACTTGTCATCGCCGGCGGCGAAATCTCCATGGGATTGGCCGACGGCATCGTCACCTCGCAGCAGTCGGTTTCGGCGGAGACGATCCAGTCGTGGATTTCGCCCGAGCTGGCGGGATCGGTGCGCCTGGTGGACTGGAGCCATCAGCCCAGCAGCCATTATTCGGTGCGCATGACGGCCGACCTCGTCGAACTGTTGAGCCAGCAGGTCGAAGCGGGTGCTCACGCCGTCGTCGTTTTCTGCGGCTCCGATGCCGTGGAGGAGATGGCCTACCTGGCCGATCTGCTCTGGGTGTATCCGCAGCCGCTGATATTTGCCGCGACTCATGCGCCGGCGGGCGTTCCGGGCAGCGACGCGCTGACCGTGCTGAACGAGGCGCTGCTCACCGCCCTTTCGCGCGAAGCGTGGGGACAGGGCGTGCTGGTCTGCGCCGGCGGGCAGCTTTTTGCGGCCTCTGATATCGTTGAATATGCCGATTACGGTCGTCTTGGTTTCGCGGGCAATTTCCGCGGCGCCATCGGCGCCATCGTTGCCGGCAAAGTCCATCTTTGGCAGGCCCCTAAGCGCAGCAAAATTTTTGACGCGCCGTTTACGCCGGCCCGCAACGTGGAGCTGCTCTACGCCTCGCTGGGCGCGGGGGAACGCTTTCTGCAGCTGCTCACCGGCGACGAGGGCAATCCACTCGACGGCCTTGTCATCGCCGGCTTCGGCGGCGGTCATGTCTATCCCGCCTGGGTCCCTTACCTGAAGGCCCTTGTGCGCGACGGCGTTCCCGTGGTGGTCGTGTCGCGCTGCCTGCGGGGCTGCGTGATGGAGGATTCTTCCTTTGAGGGGGCCTTCCTGAAGCTGAAGGAATTCGGCGTCATGAACGGTGGATTCCTTTCGCCCTTGCAAGCGCGCCTCAAGTTGGCCGTCGGCATTGGCGCAAATCTGAAGGGCGAAGAGCTGCAGAAATATCTGTTGGATCAGTAA